A segment of the Amycolatopsis thermophila genome:
TGAACGCGCCGTAGGCGTCGGCGGGCTGCAGGAACGACAGCTTGACGTCCTTCGTGGACAGTCCGGCCTTGCGCAGGTTCAGCAGCACCTGGCCGTGCGCGGAGCTGCCCTTGGCGACGCCGATCGTCTTGCCCTTGAGGTCGGTGATCGACCGCGCGGCCGAGTCGGCGGGCACCAGCAGGGCGTCGCCGCGGACGTCGCCCTGGGCCGAGCTGACGATCGAGATCTTCGCCTTCGCGGCGGCGGAGAAGATCGGCGGTGTGTTGCCGACCCCGCCGACGTCGATCGCGCCCGCCGAGGCGGCCTCCAGCAACGGTGGCCCGGAGGTGAAGGTGGACCACTCGATCCGGTAGGGCAGGTCACCCAGCAGGCCGGCGGCCTTGAGCAGCGCGTGGGAGCCGCCCTTCTGGTCGCCCACCTTGAGGGTCACCTTCGCCAGGTCGGCCGCGCTCACCGGCGGCGGCACGGACGGGCCCGGCGATTCGGTCCCGCCGCCACACGCGGTGAGGCTCAGCGCGAGCGCCGCGACGACGGTGAGAACTCTAGG
Coding sequences within it:
- a CDS encoding ABC transporter substrate-binding protein; this translates as MRLPRVLTVVAALALSLTACGGGTESPGPSVPPPVSAADLAKVTLKVGDQKGGSHALLKAAGLLGDLPYRIEWSTFTSGPPLLEAASAGAIDVGGVGNTPPIFSAAAKAKISIVSSAQGDVRGDALLVPADSAARSITDLKGKTIGVAKGSSAHGQVLLNLRKAGLSTKDVKLSFLQPADAYGAFTRHQIDAWAVWDPYTAQAKLEAGARTLVDGTGIANGYTFQVAGNAALSDAGKNAAIRDYVVRIAKAQHWADAHRDDWGRAWAADTGLAPEVALAAARNGPDVPVALDATVIASEQELADAFTDDGVLPGKVDFAEFTDTRFAADLAAVRG